The Oncorhynchus kisutch isolate 150728-3 unplaced genomic scaffold, Okis_V2 scaffold1426, whole genome shotgun sequence genome has a window encoding:
- the LOC116366311 gene encoding tripartite motif-containing protein 16-like isoform X1, with protein sequence MLSSVLISPSGLAVLGRAGRWWWWSLGAGLGGEAEAGGAYSEGVTVGVEVVPVPGHAWGPERAEEIPRGRSALPSLETLVGGSLSNGNRPRNRSTVLTEVVEKLKKTGLQAAPPPALCYAGPGDVVCDVCTGTGKQKALMSCLACLASYCEAHLQPHYESPALKKHKLVKATAQLQEKICSHHDKLLEVYCRTDQQCICYQCTMDEHKGHDTVSAAAERTEKQRQLGMSQQKVQQRFQEREKELKKLQQAVESFKRSAQSAVEDSDQIFTELIRSIERRSSEVKELIRAQEKAQVSQAEGLLEQLKQEIAELRKRSTELEQLSHTEDHIHFLQRYQSLSSISISSDLPSIVVRPLQYFGDVSKTVSELREKLEDFLKGEWTKISTTVNIVDVVLPPEPKTREQLLQYSCQLTLDPNTAQTHLSLSEGNRKVTLTGQVQPYPDHPDRFTYWYQVLCREGLSGRCYWEVERTGVVYTAVSYKDISRTGTDGGFGYNNKSWSLLCSSGDYWFRHNNVETEVSGPLSSRVGVYLDHKAGTLSFYSVSDTMTLLHRVQTTFTQPLYPGFSLYLGGTAELVKL encoded by the exons ATGTTGTCCTCTGTTCTTATTTCCCCCAGTGGTCTGGCTGTGTTGGGCCGGgctgggaggtggtggtggtggtctctGGGTGCTGGTCTAGgtggagaggcagaggcaggaggAGCCTACAGTGAAGGAGTGACTGTGGGTGTTGAGGTGGTGCCCGTGCCAGGCCATGCCTGGGGGccagagagggcagaggagattCCCAGAGGCCGCTCTGCTCTGCCCTCCCTGGAGACACTGGTAGGAGGCAGCCTCAGCAATGGCAACAGACCCAGAAACAG GAGCACTGTGCTGACTGAAGTGGTGGAGAAACTGAAGAAGACAGGACTCCAGGCTGCTCCCCCTCCTGCTCTGTGCTATGCTGGACCTGGAGATGTGGTGTGTGATGTCTGCACTGGGACCGGAAAGCAGAAAGCCCTCATGTCCTGTCTGGCGTGTCTGGCCTCTTACTGTGAGGCTCACCTCCAACCTCACTATGAATCTCCTGCTTTGAAGAAGCACAAGCTGGTCAAAGCCACGGCACAACTACAGGAGAAGATCTGCTCTCATCATGACAAACTGCTGGAGGTTTACTGTCGTACCGATCAGCAGTGTATCTGTTATCAGTGTACAATGGATGAACATAAAGGCCATGATACAGTGTCAGCTGCAGCAGAGAGGACTGAGAAACAG AGGCAGCTGGGGATGAGTCAGCAGAAGGTCCAGCAGAGattccaggagagagagaaggagctgaaGAAGCTCCAACAGGCTGTGGAGTCTTTCAAG cgcTCTGCACAGTCAGCAGTGGAGGACAGTGATCAGATCTTTACTGAGCTGATCCGCTCCATTGAGAGAAGGAGCTCTGAGGTGAAGGAGCTGATCAGAGCCCAAGAGAAGGCTCAAGTGAGTCAAGCTGAAGGACTCCTGGAGCAACTGAAGCAGGAGATAGCTGAGCTGAGGAAGAGAAGCACTGAGCTGGagcagctctcacacacagaggatcACATCCATTTCCTCCAG aggtatcagtctctctccaGTATCAGTATATCTTCAGACTTACCCAGCATCGTTGTCCGTCCTCTTCAGTACTTTGGAGATGTGAGTAAGACTGtgtctgaactgagagagaaactaGAAGACTTCCTTAAAGGAGAATGGACCAAGATCTCCACTACAG tgaATATAGTGGATGTTGTACTGCCTCCAGAGCCCAAGACCAGAGAACAGTTGTTACAAT attcctgtcagctcacactggacccaaacacagcacagacacacctctctctgtctgaaggGAACAGAAAGGTGACACTTACAGGCCAAGTCCAACCATATCCTGACCATCCAGACAGATTCACCTACTGGTACCAGGttctgtgtagagagggtctgtctggacgctgttactgggaggtggAGAGGACTGGTGTTGTTTATACAGCAGTCTCATATAAAGACATCAGCAGAACAGGGACAGATGGTGGATTTGGATACAATAACAAGTCCTGGAGTTTACTGTGCTCTAGTGGTGATTATTGGTTCAGACACAATAATGTTGAGACTGAAGTATCAGGCCCTCTGTCCTCCAGAGTAGGAGTGTACCTGGATCACAAGGCAGGTACTCTGTCCTTCTACAGTGTCTCTGACACAATGACCCTCCTCCACAGAGTCCAGACCACATTCACTCAGCCCCTCTATCCTGGGTTTAGTCTCTATCTAGGAGGTactgctgagctg gttaaactgtaa
- the LOC116366312 gene encoding tripartite motif-containing protein 16-like isoform X2 has translation MAQQGVLLDQDQFCCSVCLDLLKEPVTIPCGHNYCRICIEGCWDQDDLKGVYRCPQCRHTFTTRPTLMKNNMLAELVEKLRKTGLQAAPPPALCYAGPGDVVCDFCTGTRKQKALMSCLACLASYCETHLQSHYEFPALKKHKLVKATAQLQEKICSHHDKLLEVYCRTDQQCICYQCTMDEHKGHDTVSAAAERTEKQRQLGMSQQKVQQRFQERKKELKKLQQAVKSFKRSAQSAVEDSDQIFTELIRSIERRSSEVKELIRAQEKAQVSQAEGLLEQLKQEIAELRKRSTELEQLSHTEDHIHFLQYFGDVSKTVSELREKLEDFLKGEWTKISTTVNIVDVVLPPEPKTREQLLQYSCQLTLDPNTAHTHLSLSEGNRKVTRTRQGQPYPDHPDRFTNYRQVLCREGLSGRCYWEVEWTGGVVTAVSYKDISRTGDDSAFGYNNKSWSLEYYIGGYCFSHNNVETKVSGPQSSRVGVYLDHKAGTLSFYSVSDTMTLLHRVQTTFTQPLYPGFRLNGYNDTAELVKL, from the exons ATGGCTCAACAGGGAGTTCTGCTGGACCAGGACCAgttctgttgttctgtctgtctggatctaCTGAAGGAGCCGGTCACCATTCCCTGTGGACACAATTACTGTAGAATCTGTATTGAGGGCTGCTGGGATCAGGATGATCTGAAAGGGGTCTATAGATGTCCTCAGTGCAGACATACCTTCACTACAAGGCCTACGCTGATGAAAAATAACATGTTGGCTGAGCTGGTGGAGAAACTGAGGAAGACAGGACTCCAGGCTGCTCCCCCTCCTGCTCTGTGCTATGCTGGACCTGGGGATGTGGTGTGTGATTTCTGCACTGGGACCAGAAAGCAGAAAGCCCTCATGTCCTGTCTGGCGTGTCTGGCCTCTTACTGTGAGACTCACCTCCAATCTCACTATGAATTTCCTGCTTTGAAGAAGCACAAGCTGGTCAAAGCCACCGCACAACTACAGGAGAAGATCTGCTCTCATCATGACAAACTGCTGGAGGTTTACTGTCGTACTGATCAGCAGTGTATCTGTTATCAGTGTACAATGGATGAACATAAAGGCCATGATACAGTGTCAGCTGCAGCAGAGAGGACTGAGAAACAG AGGCAGCTGGGGATGAGTCAGCAGAAGGTCCAGCAGAGATtccaggagagaaagaaggagctgAAGAAGCTCCAACAGGCTGTGAAGTCTTTCAAG cgctCTGCACAGTCAGCAGTGGAGGATAGTGATCAGATCTTTACTGAGCTGATCCGCTCCATTGAGAGAAGGAGCTCTGAGGTGAAGGAGCTGATCAGAGCCCAAGAGAAGGCTCAAGTGAGTCAAGCTGAAGGACTCCTGGAGCAACTGAAGCAGGAGATAGCTGAGCTGAGGAAGAGAAGCACTGAGCTGGagcagctctcacacacagaggatcACATCCATTTCCTCCAG TACTTTGGAGATGTGAGTAAGACTGtgtctgaactgagagagaaactaGAAGACTTCCTTAAAGGAGAATGGACCAAGATCTCCACTACAG tgaATATAGTGGATGTTGTACTGCCTCCAGAGCCCAAGACCAGAGAACAGTTGTTACAAT attcctgtcagctcacactggacccaaacacagcacacacacacctctctctgtctgaaggGAACAGAAAGGTGACACGTACACGCCAAGGCCAACCATATCCTGACCATCCAGACAGATTCACCAACTACAGGCAGGttctgtgtagagagggtctgtctggacgctgttactgggaggtggAGTGGACTGGTGGTGTTGTTACAGCAGTCTCATATAAAGACATCAGCAGAACAGGGGATGATAGTGCATTTGGATACAATAACAAGTCCTGGAGTTTAGAGTACTATATTGGTGGTTATTGTTTCAGTCACAATAATGTTGAGACTAAAGTATCAGGCCCTCAGTCCTCCAGAGTAGGAGTGTACCTGGATCACAAGGCAGGTACTCTGTCCTTCTACAGTGTCTCTGACACAATGACCCTCCTCCACAGAGTCCAGACCACATTCACTCAGCCCCTCTATCCTGGGTTTAGGCTCAATGGTTATAATGATactgctgagctggttaaactgtaa
- the LOC116366311 gene encoding tripartite motif-containing protein 16-like isoform X2, with protein MLSSVLISPSGLAVLGRAGRWWWWSLGAGLGGEAEAGGAYSEGVTVGVEVVPVPGHAWGPERAEEIPRGRSALPSLETLVGGSLSNGNRPRNRSTVLTEVVEKLKKTGLQAAPPPALCYAGPGDVVCDVCTGTGKQKALMSCLACLASYCEAHLQPHYESPALKKHKLVKATAQLQEKICSHHDKLLEVYCRTDQQCICYQCTMDEHKGHDTVSAAAERTEKQRQLGMSQQKVQQRFQEREKELKKLQQAVESFKRSAQSAVEDSDQIFTELIRSIERRSSEVKELIRAQEKAQVSQAEGLLEQLKQEIAELRKRSTELEQLSHTEDHIHFLQYFGDVSKTVSELREKLEDFLKGEWTKISTTVNIVDVVLPPEPKTREQLLQYSCQLTLDPNTAQTHLSLSEGNRKVTLTGQVQPYPDHPDRFTYWYQVLCREGLSGRCYWEVERTGVVYTAVSYKDISRTGTDGGFGYNNKSWSLLCSSGDYWFRHNNVETEVSGPLSSRVGVYLDHKAGTLSFYSVSDTMTLLHRVQTTFTQPLYPGFSLYLGGTAELVKL; from the exons ATGTTGTCCTCTGTTCTTATTTCCCCCAGTGGTCTGGCTGTGTTGGGCCGGgctgggaggtggtggtggtggtctctGGGTGCTGGTCTAGgtggagaggcagaggcaggaggAGCCTACAGTGAAGGAGTGACTGTGGGTGTTGAGGTGGTGCCCGTGCCAGGCCATGCCTGGGGGccagagagggcagaggagattCCCAGAGGCCGCTCTGCTCTGCCCTCCCTGGAGACACTGGTAGGAGGCAGCCTCAGCAATGGCAACAGACCCAGAAACAG GAGCACTGTGCTGACTGAAGTGGTGGAGAAACTGAAGAAGACAGGACTCCAGGCTGCTCCCCCTCCTGCTCTGTGCTATGCTGGACCTGGAGATGTGGTGTGTGATGTCTGCACTGGGACCGGAAAGCAGAAAGCCCTCATGTCCTGTCTGGCGTGTCTGGCCTCTTACTGTGAGGCTCACCTCCAACCTCACTATGAATCTCCTGCTTTGAAGAAGCACAAGCTGGTCAAAGCCACGGCACAACTACAGGAGAAGATCTGCTCTCATCATGACAAACTGCTGGAGGTTTACTGTCGTACCGATCAGCAGTGTATCTGTTATCAGTGTACAATGGATGAACATAAAGGCCATGATACAGTGTCAGCTGCAGCAGAGAGGACTGAGAAACAG AGGCAGCTGGGGATGAGTCAGCAGAAGGTCCAGCAGAGattccaggagagagagaaggagctgaaGAAGCTCCAACAGGCTGTGGAGTCTTTCAAG cgcTCTGCACAGTCAGCAGTGGAGGACAGTGATCAGATCTTTACTGAGCTGATCCGCTCCATTGAGAGAAGGAGCTCTGAGGTGAAGGAGCTGATCAGAGCCCAAGAGAAGGCTCAAGTGAGTCAAGCTGAAGGACTCCTGGAGCAACTGAAGCAGGAGATAGCTGAGCTGAGGAAGAGAAGCACTGAGCTGGagcagctctcacacacagaggatcACATCCATTTCCTCCAG TACTTTGGAGATGTGAGTAAGACTGtgtctgaactgagagagaaactaGAAGACTTCCTTAAAGGAGAATGGACCAAGATCTCCACTACAG tgaATATAGTGGATGTTGTACTGCCTCCAGAGCCCAAGACCAGAGAACAGTTGTTACAAT attcctgtcagctcacactggacccaaacacagcacagacacacctctctctgtctgaaggGAACAGAAAGGTGACACTTACAGGCCAAGTCCAACCATATCCTGACCATCCAGACAGATTCACCTACTGGTACCAGGttctgtgtagagagggtctgtctggacgctgttactgggaggtggAGAGGACTGGTGTTGTTTATACAGCAGTCTCATATAAAGACATCAGCAGAACAGGGACAGATGGTGGATTTGGATACAATAACAAGTCCTGGAGTTTACTGTGCTCTAGTGGTGATTATTGGTTCAGACACAATAATGTTGAGACTGAAGTATCAGGCCCTCTGTCCTCCAGAGTAGGAGTGTACCTGGATCACAAGGCAGGTACTCTGTCCTTCTACAGTGTCTCTGACACAATGACCCTCCTCCACAGAGTCCAGACCACATTCACTCAGCCCCTCTATCCTGGGTTTAGTCTCTATCTAGGAGGTactgctgagctggttaaactgtag
- the LOC116366311 gene encoding tripartite motif-containing protein 16-like isoform X3 produces the protein MAENQELFCCSICLDLLKDPVTTACGHSYCMGCIKESWDQDDLKGVYSCPQCRQIFIPRPVLNRSTVLTEVVEKLKKTGLQAAPPPALCYAGPGDVVCDVCTGTGKQKALMSCLACLASYCEAHLQPHYESPALKKHKLVKATAQLQEKICSHHDKLLEVYCRTDQQCICYQCTMDEHKGHDTVSAAAERTEKQRQLGMSQQKVQQRFQEREKELKKLQQAVESFKRSAQSAVEDSDQIFTELIRSIERRSSEVKELIRAQEKAQVSQAEGLLEQLKQEIAELRKRSTELEQLSHTEDHIHFLQRYQSLSSISISSDLPSIVVRPLQYFGDVSKTVSELREKLEDFLKGEWTKISTTVNIVDVVLPPEPKTREQLLQYSCQLTLDPNTAQTHLSLSEGNRKVTLTGQVQPYPDHPDRFTYWYQVLCREGLSGRCYWEVERTGVVYTAVSYKDISRTGTDGGFGYNNKSWSLLCSSGDYWFRHNNVETEVSGPLSSRVGVYLDHKAGTLSFYSVSDTMTLLHRVQTTFTQPLYPGFSLYLGGTAELVKL, from the exons ATGGCAGAGAATCAGGAACTGTTCTGTTGCTCCATCTGTCTGGATCTACTGAAGGATCCGGTGACTACTGCCTGTGGACACAGTTACTGTATGGGCTGTATTAAAGAAAGCTGGGATCAGGATGATCTGAAAGGTGTCTACAGCTGTCCACAGTGCAGACAGATCTTTATCCCAAGGCCTGTTCTGAACAGGAGCACTGTGCTGACTGAAGTGGTGGAGAAACTGAAGAAGACAGGACTCCAGGCTGCTCCCCCTCCTGCTCTGTGCTATGCTGGACCTGGAGATGTGGTGTGTGATGTCTGCACTGGGACCGGAAAGCAGAAAGCCCTCATGTCCTGTCTGGCGTGTCTGGCCTCTTACTGTGAGGCTCACCTCCAACCTCACTATGAATCTCCTGCTTTGAAGAAGCACAAGCTGGTCAAAGCCACGGCACAACTACAGGAGAAGATCTGCTCTCATCATGACAAACTGCTGGAGGTTTACTGTCGTACCGATCAGCAGTGTATCTGTTATCAGTGTACAATGGATGAACATAAAGGCCATGATACAGTGTCAGCTGCAGCAGAGAGGACTGAGAAACAG AGGCAGCTGGGGATGAGTCAGCAGAAGGTCCAGCAGAGattccaggagagagagaaggagctgaaGAAGCTCCAACAGGCTGTGGAGTCTTTCAAG cgcTCTGCACAGTCAGCAGTGGAGGACAGTGATCAGATCTTTACTGAGCTGATCCGCTCCATTGAGAGAAGGAGCTCTGAGGTGAAGGAGCTGATCAGAGCCCAAGAGAAGGCTCAAGTGAGTCAAGCTGAAGGACTCCTGGAGCAACTGAAGCAGGAGATAGCTGAGCTGAGGAAGAGAAGCACTGAGCTGGagcagctctcacacacagaggatcACATCCATTTCCTCCAG aggtatcagtctctctccaGTATCAGTATATCTTCAGACTTACCCAGCATCGTTGTCCGTCCTCTTCAGTACTTTGGAGATGTGAGTAAGACTGtgtctgaactgagagagaaactaGAAGACTTCCTTAAAGGAGAATGGACCAAGATCTCCACTACAG tgaATATAGTGGATGTTGTACTGCCTCCAGAGCCCAAGACCAGAGAACAGTTGTTACAAT attcctgtcagctcacactggacccaaacacagcacagacacacctctctctgtctgaaggGAACAGAAAGGTGACACTTACAGGCCAAGTCCAACCATATCCTGACCATCCAGACAGATTCACCTACTGGTACCAGGttctgtgtagagagggtctgtctggacgctgttactgggaggtggAGAGGACTGGTGTTGTTTATACAGCAGTCTCATATAAAGACATCAGCAGAACAGGGACAGATGGTGGATTTGGATACAATAACAAGTCCTGGAGTTTACTGTGCTCTAGTGGTGATTATTGGTTCAGACACAATAATGTTGAGACTGAAGTATCAGGCCCTCTGTCCTCCAGAGTAGGAGTGTACCTGGATCACAAGGCAGGTACTCTGTCCTTCTACAGTGTCTCTGACACAATGACCCTCCTCCACAGAGTCCAGACCACATTCACTCAGCCCCTCTATCCTGGGTTTAGTCTCTATCTAGGAGGTactgctgagctggttaaactgtag
- the LOC116366312 gene encoding tripartite motif-containing protein 16-like isoform X1, giving the protein MAQQGVLLDQDQFCCSVCLDLLKEPVTIPCGHNYCRICIEGCWDQDDLKGVYRCPQCRHTFTTRPTLMKNNMLAELVEKLRKTGLQAAPPPALCYAGPGDVVCDFCTGTRKQKALMSCLACLASYCETHLQSHYEFPALKKHKLVKATAQLQEKICSHHDKLLEVYCRTDQQCICYQCTMDEHKGHDTVSAAAERTEKQRQLGMSQQKVQQRFQERKKELKKLQQAVKSFKRSAQSAVEDSDQIFTELIRSIERRSSEVKELIRAQEKAQVSQAEGLLEQLKQEIAELRKRSTELEQLSHTEDHIHFLQRYQSLSSISISSDLPSIVVCPLQYFGDVSKTVSELREKLEDFLKGEWTKISTTVNIVDVVLPPEPKTREQLLQYSCQLTLDPNTAHTHLSLSEGNRKVTRTRQGQPYPDHPDRFTNYRQVLCREGLSGRCYWEVEWTGGVVTAVSYKDISRTGDDSAFGYNNKSWSLEYYIGGYCFSHNNVETKVSGPQSSRVGVYLDHKAGTLSFYSVSDTMTLLHRVQTTFTQPLYPGFRLNGYNDTAELVKL; this is encoded by the exons ATGGCTCAACAGGGAGTTCTGCTGGACCAGGACCAgttctgttgttctgtctgtctggatctaCTGAAGGAGCCGGTCACCATTCCCTGTGGACACAATTACTGTAGAATCTGTATTGAGGGCTGCTGGGATCAGGATGATCTGAAAGGGGTCTATAGATGTCCTCAGTGCAGACATACCTTCACTACAAGGCCTACGCTGATGAAAAATAACATGTTGGCTGAGCTGGTGGAGAAACTGAGGAAGACAGGACTCCAGGCTGCTCCCCCTCCTGCTCTGTGCTATGCTGGACCTGGGGATGTGGTGTGTGATTTCTGCACTGGGACCAGAAAGCAGAAAGCCCTCATGTCCTGTCTGGCGTGTCTGGCCTCTTACTGTGAGACTCACCTCCAATCTCACTATGAATTTCCTGCTTTGAAGAAGCACAAGCTGGTCAAAGCCACCGCACAACTACAGGAGAAGATCTGCTCTCATCATGACAAACTGCTGGAGGTTTACTGTCGTACTGATCAGCAGTGTATCTGTTATCAGTGTACAATGGATGAACATAAAGGCCATGATACAGTGTCAGCTGCAGCAGAGAGGACTGAGAAACAG AGGCAGCTGGGGATGAGTCAGCAGAAGGTCCAGCAGAGATtccaggagagaaagaaggagctgAAGAAGCTCCAACAGGCTGTGAAGTCTTTCAAG cgctCTGCACAGTCAGCAGTGGAGGATAGTGATCAGATCTTTACTGAGCTGATCCGCTCCATTGAGAGAAGGAGCTCTGAGGTGAAGGAGCTGATCAGAGCCCAAGAGAAGGCTCAAGTGAGTCAAGCTGAAGGACTCCTGGAGCAACTGAAGCAGGAGATAGCTGAGCTGAGGAAGAGAAGCACTGAGCTGGagcagctctcacacacagaggatcACATCCATTTCCTCCAG aggtatcagtctctctccaGTATCAGTATATCTTCAGACTTACCCAGCATCGTTGTCTGTCCTCTTCAGTACTTTGGAGATGTGAGTAAGACTGtgtctgaactgagagagaaactaGAAGACTTCCTTAAAGGAGAATGGACCAAGATCTCCACTACAG tgaATATAGTGGATGTTGTACTGCCTCCAGAGCCCAAGACCAGAGAACAGTTGTTACAAT attcctgtcagctcacactggacccaaacacagcacacacacacctctctctgtctgaaggGAACAGAAAGGTGACACGTACACGCCAAGGCCAACCATATCCTGACCATCCAGACAGATTCACCAACTACAGGCAGGttctgtgtagagagggtctgtctggacgctgttactgggaggtggAGTGGACTGGTGGTGTTGTTACAGCAGTCTCATATAAAGACATCAGCAGAACAGGGGATGATAGTGCATTTGGATACAATAACAAGTCCTGGAGTTTAGAGTACTATATTGGTGGTTATTGTTTCAGTCACAATAATGTTGAGACTAAAGTATCAGGCCCTCAGTCCTCCAGAGTAGGAGTGTACCTGGATCACAAGGCAGGTACTCTGTCCTTCTACAGTGTCTCTGACACAATGACCCTCCTCCACAGAGTCCAGACCACATTCACTCAGCCCCTCTATCCTGGGTTTAGGCTCAATGGTTATAATGATactgctgagctggttaaactgtaa